AAAAGTTGTTGGGCCGCTTTGATGCCTTGGTAAAAGGCCTCTTCAAAAATTGAAATCCCGCTCAGGTCTGAGTGCGCAAAGGCAATCTTCCCTTCCAGTAGCGCTCCTTCTTTCTTGCGGTCCTCTCCCCAAAGGAAGCCTGGTACCGGTTTTATCATTCCGTGGCCCCACACCCACACGTTTAGCTCCTCTACCTCTTCCCTGATCGTTGGGTGCGCTTTCTCTAGTTCCTGGAGTACTTGCTCTGCCCATTGGTCCTGCTTCTTCATAAAGACTGCCTGCCGGCCTGCAGCGGAGGAATCTGGCAAGGGTAAATAAAAGGTAATCACCTGTTTTTTGGGGAACCCTTCTACGCTTTGCTGCTGGGCATTCACATACCCCAATGACTGGCTACCGTAAATCACATTATCCCAGCTTAGGGCCGTTCCTTTCCCTTGGGGTACTTGCTTTACCGTAAGGTTGGCCACTACCCAGGGCGCATAGGCAAAGGGCTTCTTATTACCTGTTGGTGAAACCTGGAGCAAGTCTTTCAGAAGTTTCTCCCTCACAAATTGCGGAGTGGCCATGACACATTTCTGCGCGATCAAGCGCTTGGTTTGGTCGTTGTGCAGGTTGAGGTAATCTATAATGACTTTTCCGTGGGAGAACCCTACATAGTACACCAAAGACCCTGTCCTTATATCTGGACCAGCCTGTTCACGGAGCCTTTCCGCAAGCCAATGGTTTCCTTCAGGCCAGGTTAGAACCCGGTCAGCATCTGAGTTGGCTGCTTTTGCTTTACGGCCGGCAAAATAATGGATACCCGCCCAGGCGGAGGTCTGCTCTAAGGTAGCCCCGAAATCGTCTAGGCAGCAATATTCCACATACCAGCGTAAGTAGAGAGAGGTAAAGTTTTGCTGGACCATCCACTCCTGCATGGTCAGGGCATCCAGGTTCCGGAAGCTGGCATCTGTGGAAGAATTATCCAGAGGGATGTCAAAAGCATAGCGACCATCCGCTCCCTTTGCTTTCTTCATTTCATCCATAAGCGCCACGAACCATTCTATCTGTTTTAAATCCGCCGGAGGCACTCCCCAGGTAGGTATTAACCCCTCTTGCCAAAAGCCATTGATAAAAAGACGTTCCTCAGGGTCAAAATTGAGATGGTACTCATTGTACACCGGCAGCCCTGACTCATCAAAGCCGGTAATTACCTTGGCTTCCGCCAGAAAATCTAGAAGGTCCTGGTTGTTATTATTGGGCAAGGGCAAATAATGGGCTCCCCAGGGGAAAGCGCTATGTTCGTTTTTCCCTGAT
This Rufibacter radiotolerans DNA region includes the following protein-coding sequences:
- a CDS encoding FAD-dependent oxidoreductase → MREREERRRFLKKSALAIGALALAGPSLVSCVAETKKAPAGRLFGPSFKAGHLLRTGITTLPSITEEVDIVVIGGGISGLSAARWLRKNGATQVCLLELEDRTGGNSQSGKNEHSAFPWGAHYLPLPNNNNQDLLDFLAEAKVITGFDESGLPVYNEYHLNFDPEERLFINGFWQEGLIPTWGVPPADLKQIEWFVALMDEMKKAKGADGRYAFDIPLDNSSTDASFRNLDALTMQEWMVQQNFTSLYLRWYVEYCCLDDFGATLEQTSAWAGIHYFAGRKAKAANSDADRVLTWPEGNHWLAERLREQAGPDIRTGSLVYYVGFSHGKVIIDYLNLHNDQTKRLIAQKCVMATPQFVREKLLKDLLQVSPTGNKKPFAYAPWVVANLTVKQVPQGKGTALSWDNVIYGSQSLGYVNAQQQSVEGFPKKQVITFYLPLPDSSAAGRQAVFMKKQDQWAEQVLQELEKAHPTIREEVEELNVWVWGHGMIKPVPGFLWGEDRKKEGALLEGKIAFAHSDLSGISIFEEAFYQGIKAAQQLLS